In Marmota flaviventris isolate mMarFla1 chromosome 17, mMarFla1.hap1, whole genome shotgun sequence, a single genomic region encodes these proteins:
- the LOC114104261 gene encoding protein LLP homolog has product MAKSLRSKWKRKMRAEKRKKNAPKELNRLKNILKVGSDVLTKDVEEIATVVVPKHCQEKTQSVVNDEKDDMKMETEIKRNKKTLLDQHGQYPVWMNQRQRKRLKAKREKGKGKSKAKAAKAAKGLAW; this is encoded by the coding sequence ATGGCTAAAAGCTTACGGAGTAAGTGGAAAAGGAAGATGCGGgctgaaaagaggaaaaagaatgctCCAAAAGAGCTCAACAgacttaaaaatattctcaaagttGGCAGTGATGTTTTAACGAAAGATGTTGAAGAAATAGCAACTGTGGTGGTACCTAAACATTGCCAAGAGAAAACGCAGAGTGTGGTGAATGATGAAAAAGATGACATGAAAATGGAGACTGAgattaagagaaacaaaaagactcTTCTAGACCAGCATGGACAGTACCCTGTGTGGATGAAccagaggcaaagaaaaagacTGAAGGCAAAGcgagaaaaaggaaaggggaagagcaAAGCAAAAGCAGCAAAGGCAGCAAAGGGTTTGGCCTGGTAG